A part of Desulfobacter sp. genomic DNA contains:
- a CDS encoding ABC transporter permease, translating into MRPGYIIAKIFEIGVIFLIILTLLFFLFRLSPGDPVSKVVDPMLTPEDMAHMISQLGLDRPLWDQYFIYLKHFFTGRFGVSFHYGEPVAQIIKERLGWTILLFTTSTVLAALAGVYLGKVAAWRKGGRLDNLMSISALVCYTLFIPWFALLLLWALGYKLGLFPLGGVLTPELWVGPATFWEKLLDLIHHMVLPLMTLFIINLGAYLLLMRSSMLSVLREDYIITARAKGLSEKDIRDKHAAKNAALPVITSVGLSLAFSINGGALTEQIFTWPGIGRELIFAVSNNDYPLAQACFLLIALVVLTANLIVDLLYAWLDPRITFG; encoded by the coding sequence ATGAGACCGGGATATATCATTGCCAAAATATTTGAGATCGGGGTGATCTTTCTTATTATCCTTACCCTGCTTTTTTTCCTCTTCCGCCTCAGTCCGGGTGATCCAGTTTCAAAGGTGGTGGATCCCATGCTCACCCCCGAGGACATGGCGCATATGATCTCCCAGCTGGGGCTGGACCGGCCCCTGTGGGATCAATATTTCATTTATCTTAAGCATTTTTTTACCGGCCGTTTCGGTGTCTCTTTCCATTACGGGGAGCCCGTGGCCCAGATCATCAAGGAGAGGCTGGGCTGGACCATTTTATTGTTCACCACCTCCACTGTGCTGGCGGCTCTGGCCGGGGTTTACCTGGGCAAGGTGGCGGCATGGCGCAAGGGGGGGCGGCTGGACAATCTTATGTCCATTTCCGCCCTGGTCTGCTATACCCTGTTCATTCCCTGGTTTGCCCTGCTTTTGCTCTGGGCCCTGGGGTATAAACTGGGGCTGTTTCCCCTGGGAGGGGTACTGACCCCGGAACTCTGGGTGGGGCCTGCCACGTTCTGGGAAAAATTGCTGGACCTTATCCACCACATGGTGCTGCCCCTGATGACCCTGTTCATCATCAACCTGGGGGCGTACCTGCTGCTCATGCGTTCTTCCATGCTTTCTGTGCTCCGGGAGGATTATATTATCACGGCCCGGGCCAAGGGGCTGAGCGAGAAAGATATCCGTGACAAACATGCGGCCAAGAATGCGGCCCTTCCCGTGATCACCAGCGTGGGCCTAAGCCTTGCCTTTTCCATCAACGGCGGGGCCCTGACCGAGCAGATATTCACCTGGCCGGGCATCGGCCGGGAGTTGATTTTCGCCGTAAGCAACAACGATTACCCCCTGGCCCAGGCCTGTTTTCTGCTCATTGCCCTGGTGGTGCTCACGGCCAATCTCATTGTGGATCTGCTCTATGCCTGGCTGGATCCCCGGATCACCTTTGGATAG
- a CDS encoding ABC transporter permease, whose translation MLNTHYIRRIARGWRIFSQNAVGRAGVVILGIFMVMALASFFLPLLGPMYDPMTGIDPNIKISTPPSLSHWLGTDNVGRDILAQLLEGAKVAFIVGLTSAFFSVVLGTVIGMVSGYAGGWVDAFLMRTADIIMVMPSLVILLILASLFGQFNIWLIVLIIAVMRWPAVSRVIRSQTLSLKERPFIEASRVAGASHMRIIFRHIMPNVLPLAFLYMTFRVTSAILVEAALSFLGFGDPSQVSWGMMLQWVWKSGHMFQAPYWLIPPGISISLLTLAFYMLGRAMDEVLDPRLRKEDGS comes from the coding sequence GTGTTGAATACCCATTATATCCGGCGGATTGCAAGGGGATGGCGGATTTTCAGCCAGAATGCCGTGGGCAGGGCCGGGGTGGTTATCCTGGGCATCTTCATGGTCATGGCCCTGGCCAGCTTTTTCTTGCCCCTGTTGGGCCCCATGTATGACCCCATGACCGGGATTGACCCGAATATCAAGATTTCAACCCCGCCCAGCCTTAGTCACTGGCTGGGCACGGACAATGTGGGCCGGGATATTCTGGCCCAGCTTCTGGAAGGGGCCAAGGTGGCCTTTATCGTGGGGCTGACCTCGGCTTTTTTTTCTGTGGTCCTGGGAACGGTGATCGGAATGGTATCGGGCTATGCCGGAGGCTGGGTGGATGCCTTTCTCATGCGGACGGCAGACATCATCATGGTCATGCCCTCCCTGGTGATTCTCCTGATCCTGGCCTCCCTGTTCGGCCAGTTCAATATCTGGCTCATTGTCCTGATCATCGCCGTGATGCGCTGGCCTGCCGTATCCAGGGTGATCCGGTCCCAGACCCTGTCTCTCAAGGAGCGGCCCTTTATCGAGGCCTCCCGGGTGGCCGGAGCCTCACACATGCGGATCATCTTCCGCCACATCATGCCCAACGTCCTGCCCCTGGCCTTTTTGTACATGACCTTCAGGGTCACCTCGGCCATCCTGGTGGAAGCGGCCCTCTCCTTTCTGGGGTTCGGGGATCCCTCCCAGGTAAGCTGGGGCATGATGCTCCAATGGGTATGGAAATCCGGTCATATGTTCCAGGCGCCTTATTGGCTGATTCCGCCGGGGATCAGTATTTCCCTTCTCACCCTGGCCTTTTACATGCTGGGCCGGGCCATGGACGAGGTGCTGGATCCCAGGCTGAGAAAGGAGGACGGGTCCTGA
- a CDS encoding ABC transporter ATP-binding protein translates to MALLSVKNLSVGYETKKGLVKAVDGISFDLEQGRPLGFVGESGCGKTTLGMALMGLLPDNGLLMGGSIEFGGRNLALLNENQWRSVRGKEVAMIFQAAMNALNPVYRVDEQIREAILAHEPDISDRDLNRRIRELFELVEIPLERSRDYPHEYSGGMKQRVVIAMALACSPRLIIADEPTTALDVIVQDQILKGLKAIQARIRTGLIFISHDIAVVASICDDICVMYGGQIVETGPAREVFSDPRHPYTRTLLGSYLSLDNADDIVVPKMQEMPDLTMKGRHCRFAVNCTACSPACTAALPQWIEITPTHRALCCQGGVIGRAGQEEAP, encoded by the coding sequence ATGGCGTTGCTTTCCGTTAAAAACCTCAGCGTGGGATATGAAACAAAAAAGGGGCTGGTCAAGGCGGTGGACGGCATTTCCTTTGATCTGGAGCAGGGGCGGCCCCTGGGGTTTGTGGGGGAGTCCGGGTGCGGAAAAACCACCCTGGGCATGGCCCTCATGGGCCTGCTGCCGGACAATGGCCTGCTCATGGGGGGAAGTATTGAGTTCGGCGGCAGGAATCTGGCCCTGCTGAACGAAAACCAGTGGCGGTCGGTGCGGGGAAAGGAAGTGGCCATGATCTTCCAGGCAGCCATGAATGCCCTGAATCCGGTCTACCGGGTGGATGAGCAGATCCGGGAGGCCATCCTGGCCCATGAGCCCGATATTTCGGACCGCGACCTCAACCGGCGGATCAGGGAACTCTTCGAACTGGTGGAAATCCCCCTGGAAAGGAGCCGGGACTATCCCCATGAATACAGCGGGGGCATGAAGCAGCGGGTGGTGATTGCCATGGCCCTGGCATGTTCCCCCCGGCTCATCATTGCCGACGAGCCCACCACGGCCCTGGACGTTATTGTCCAGGACCAGATCCTCAAGGGGCTGAAAGCCATCCAGGCCAGGATCCGCACGGGCCTGATCTTTATTTCCCATGACATTGCCGTTGTGGCTTCGATCTGCGACGATATCTGTGTCATGTACGGGGGGCAGATCGTTGAAACCGGCCCGGCCCGGGAGGTCTTTTCAGATCCCAGGCACCCCTATACGCGAACCCTTCTCGGCTCCTATCTGAGCCTGGACAACGCCGATGATATTGTGGTGCCTAAGATGCAGGAGATGCCCGACCTGACCATGAAGGGGAGACATTGCAGGTTTGCGGTGAACTGCACGGCCTGCTCGCCGGCCTGCACGGCGGCCCTTCCGCAATGGATCGAGATTACTCCCACCCACAGGGCCCTGTGCTGCCAGGGTGGGGTGATCGGCCGGGCCGGCCAGGAGGAGGCGCCGTGA
- a CDS encoding ABC transporter ATP-binding protein has product MDRDYSHPQGPVLPGWGDRPGRPGGGAVSLYSAGRTPLIEMKGVTKVYHPRKRLFSKGERVLALNAIDLSINQGEILGLVGQSGSGKTTAGRLLVKLESPTRGKILLQGKPVNDLCGERLKAFRSKVQMIFQDPYQSLNPHLSVAETVMEPLMVHGIGTRESRRDKVVRMLETVGLRPGADFYSRYPHQLSGGQRQRVAIARAIILEPQFVVADEPTSMLDATIAIQLFRLLTAIRERFNMTFLFITHNLAAANYLCDRVAVIQDGHIVEVNTAEKIIKSPEHPYTKKLIQVQPGFRYNR; this is encoded by the coding sequence ATGGATCGAGATTACTCCCACCCACAGGGCCCTGTGCTGCCAGGGTGGGGTGATCGGCCGGGCCGGCCAGGAGGAGGCGCCGTGAGCCTATATTCCGCAGGCAGAACGCCGCTGATTGAAATGAAGGGGGTGACCAAGGTCTACCATCCCAGGAAACGATTGTTTTCCAAGGGAGAACGGGTGCTTGCCCTTAATGCCATTGATCTTTCCATCAACCAGGGAGAGATCCTCGGCCTGGTGGGCCAGAGCGGGTCGGGCAAGACCACCGCAGGACGCCTGCTGGTCAAACTGGAGTCCCCCACCCGTGGTAAAATTCTGCTGCAAGGGAAGCCGGTCAATGATCTGTGCGGGGAACGGCTCAAGGCCTTCCGGTCAAAGGTCCAGATGATTTTCCAGGATCCCTACCAGTCTTTGAATCCCCACCTTTCAGTGGCCGAGACCGTCATGGAGCCCCTGATGGTCCACGGCATCGGCACCCGGGAAAGCCGCCGGGACAAGGTGGTCAGAATGCTGGAAACCGTAGGGCTGCGCCCGGGGGCTGATTTTTATTCCAGGTATCCCCACCAGCTTTCAGGGGGGCAGCGCCAGCGGGTGGCCATTGCCCGGGCCATCATCCTGGAGCCCCAGTTTGTGGTGGCGGACGAGCCCACCTCCATGCTGGACGCCACCATTGCCATTCAGCTTTTCAGGCTGCTCACCGCCATACGGGAGAGGTTCAACATGACCTTTTTGTTTATCACCCATAACCTGGCCGCGGCCAATTATCTCTGCGACCGGGTGGCCGTGATCCAGGACGGGCATATCGTGGAGGTGAATACCGCGGAAAAGATTATCAAAAGCCCGGAGCATCCCTATACTAAAAAACTGATTCAGGTCCAGCCCGGATTCCGCTATAATAGATGA
- a CDS encoding GGDEF domain-containing protein, with amino-acid sequence MDKLETDAKHVLNKLNELSSFLAAPGGELDIDQAFDKPLEIMQKTMSFDVSVLYKITNAVEDSLLLRVVRLSDPGGFRPDLYEGKRFQLCLSSPDYKFINEAIAFETRSVSSINVPGQGCDIMGFIFLPDSFGGGYLFGGDFSGEEAQVKDYEASVCGIMCNYLSTILIKGQLEKLAVNDNLTGLFNSRKIKEEVERVCRRFKRRAGSFASLALCDIDHFKAVNDTWGHLQGDMILREVGGILKSSMRENFDVAGRYGGEEFLMIFDETDGTTALEIVERIRKKIQAHQFTKIDGSGAPVTGKHLSITLSFGIAENSLTEEGAAALSRDEWISRADQALYRAKEQGRNRTIISEI; translated from the coding sequence ATGGATAAACTCGAAACCGATGCCAAACATGTATTGAATAAGCTCAATGAGCTGTCTTCCTTTCTGGCAGCCCCCGGCGGGGAGCTGGATATTGACCAGGCCTTTGACAAACCCCTGGAGATCATGCAGAAGACCATGTCCTTTGACGTGAGCGTTTTGTACAAGATCACCAATGCCGTGGAGGATTCCCTGCTGCTCAGGGTGGTCCGCCTTTCGGACCCCGGCGGGTTCCGGCCGGACCTGTACGAGGGCAAACGGTTTCAGCTCTGCCTCTCCTCTCCGGACTATAAATTTATCAATGAGGCCATTGCCTTTGAAACCCGGAGCGTCTCATCCATCAATGTGCCGGGCCAGGGCTGCGATATCATGGGATTTATCTTTCTGCCCGATTCATTCGGGGGCGGATATCTTTTCGGCGGGGATTTCTCCGGCGAGGAGGCCCAGGTAAAGGATTACGAGGCCAGCGTCTGCGGGATCATGTGCAATTACCTGTCCACCATCCTCATCAAGGGGCAGCTTGAAAAACTGGCCGTCAACGACAACCTCACCGGCCTGTTCAACAGCCGGAAAATCAAGGAAGAGGTTGAACGGGTCTGCCGCCGGTTCAAGCGCCGCGCCGGTTCCTTTGCCAGCCTGGCCCTCTGCGATATCGACCATTTCAAAGCGGTGAACGACACCTGGGGCCACCTCCAGGGGGACATGATCCTCAGGGAGGTGGGCGGTATTTTAAAATCCTCCATGCGGGAGAATTTCGACGTGGCCGGCCGGTACGGGGGGGAGGAATTTCTCATGATTTTCGATGAGACCGACGGCACCACCGCCCTTGAAATTGTGGAGCGGATCAGGAAGAAAATCCAGGCCCATCAGTTCACAAAAATTGACGGATCCGGTGCGCCGGTGACGGGCAAACATCTCTCCATCACCCTTTCTTTCGGCATTGCAGAGAACAGCCTCACTGAAGAGGGGGCCGCTGCCCTTTCCCGGGATGAGTGGATCTCCCGGGCTGACCAGGCCCTTTACCGGGCCAAAGAACAGGGCCGCAACCGGACCATTATCAGCGAAATCTAA
- a CDS encoding sodium:calcium symporter, translating into MEFMTTAGPVQLTALFLVSSMVMVWRLNAVEQKGFEGTMVGTLIMPYCSGFANLAFAFVMGRSGGAGSLVLENCIVNNVTNLTLILGITALFGGMRVYGKSGGNSKDKTARIGWISLLLTITALFFFTGAVWTLARDGQLDFYDGLMLCGLFAFWQVIHLFEVMKNNVRKKQRLPASLIFDLALAGLAAWACLYSIEGLVAWVTVHGKGWLSIKNLGVLSGILMVIPNGLLAFYYAGRGRADIAYSSQIGDCHICIPLCIGLYALFTPISLPASFMPGIIAILAAGCAHLVFTTVTGRIPRLIGGGLALGYAIFIYKGASF; encoded by the coding sequence ATGGAATTTATGACCACGGCGGGGCCGGTCCAGCTCACCGCACTCTTCCTGGTCTCTTCCATGGTCATGGTATGGCGGCTCAACGCCGTGGAGCAGAAGGGTTTTGAAGGCACCATGGTGGGGACCCTGATCATGCCCTATTGCTCGGGGTTTGCCAACCTGGCCTTTGCCTTTGTCATGGGGCGTTCCGGCGGGGCGGGCAGCCTGGTGCTGGAAAACTGCATCGTCAACAACGTCACCAATCTCACCCTTATACTGGGCATCACCGCCCTTTTCGGCGGAATGCGGGTCTATGGAAAATCCGGGGGCAACTCAAAGGACAAAACCGCCCGCATCGGATGGATTTCCCTGCTTCTGACCATAACGGCGCTGTTCTTTTTCACAGGCGCCGTCTGGACCCTGGCCCGGGACGGACAGCTGGACTTTTATGACGGGCTCATGCTCTGCGGACTCTTTGCCTTCTGGCAGGTGATCCATCTCTTTGAGGTGATGAAAAACAATGTCCGAAAAAAACAGCGCCTGCCGGCCTCACTTATCTTTGACCTTGCCCTGGCAGGGCTGGCGGCCTGGGCCTGCCTGTACAGCATTGAGGGGCTTGTGGCCTGGGTGACCGTCCACGGCAAAGGATGGCTGTCAATCAAAAACCTGGGCGTTCTCAGCGGCATCCTCATGGTGATTCCCAATGGACTGCTGGCCTTTTATTATGCCGGCCGGGGGCGGGCCGACATTGCCTACTCCTCCCAGATCGGGGACTGCCACATCTGTATTCCCCTGTGCATCGGGCTGTATGCCCTGTTTACCCCCATCAGCCTGCCGGCCAGCTTTATGCCCGGAATCATCGCCATACTGGCGGCGGGATGCGCCCATCTTGTTTTCACCACAGTGACGGGCCGGATCCCCAGGCTCATCGGCGGGGGGCTGGCCCTGGGATATGCCATTTTTATTTACAAAGGCGCTAGTTTTTAG
- the nrfD gene encoding polysulfide reductase NrfD — MLEIAIKGSKNYWLWILCLLAVIGAGAIAYIDQFMNGLMITGMSRDVTWGFYIANFTFLVGVAAGGVMVVIPYYLHDYERFHRITILGEFLAVGSLVMCLLFIVVDLGQPIRMLNVIFYPSPKSMLFYDMIVLNGYLFLNIVVGWKVLEAERNQVAPVWWTKPLVYLSIPFAIGIHTVTAFLYCGLPGRGFWLTAILAPRFLASAFAAGPAFLIILCYIIKKFTKFDPGWEAIQTLSKIVCYAIIANIFFFFCEVFVAVYSGIPSHLTHLKYLFFGYHGHDMMVPWMWTSFILMGTAAVFLVIPKLRSNPTLLPITCGMVFVGAWIDKALGMIAGGFVPSPLHHVTEYAPTGQEILISLAVWATGFLVITILYKLATTVKEEVRG, encoded by the coding sequence ATGCTTGAGATAGCTATAAAAGGAAGTAAAAATTATTGGTTATGGATCTTGTGCCTGCTCGCCGTCATCGGCGCAGGGGCAATTGCCTACATCGACCAGTTCATGAACGGTCTGATGATCACCGGCATGAGCCGGGATGTCACCTGGGGATTCTATATTGCCAACTTCACATTTCTGGTCGGTGTTGCGGCTGGTGGTGTAATGGTGGTGATTCCCTATTACCTGCATGACTATGAGAGATTCCACAGGATCACCATCTTGGGTGAATTCCTGGCCGTTGGCAGTCTGGTCATGTGCCTGCTGTTCATCGTGGTCGACCTTGGTCAGCCCATCCGTATGCTCAACGTGATTTTCTACCCCAGCCCCAAATCGATGCTCTTTTACGACATGATCGTTCTCAACGGTTACCTGTTCCTGAACATCGTTGTGGGATGGAAGGTGCTGGAAGCGGAAAGAAACCAGGTGGCACCGGTATGGTGGACCAAACCCCTGGTCTATCTTTCCATTCCCTTTGCCATCGGCATCCACACGGTTACGGCATTCCTGTACTGCGGTCTTCCCGGGCGTGGATTCTGGCTCACCGCCATCCTGGCCCCCCGGTTCCTGGCTTCGGCCTTTGCTGCAGGCCCGGCCTTTTTGATCATCCTGTGCTACATCATCAAAAAGTTCACCAAGTTTGATCCGGGCTGGGAAGCCATTCAGACGCTGTCAAAAATTGTCTGCTATGCCATCATCGCAAACATCTTCTTCTTTTTCTGTGAGGTGTTTGTGGCGGTTTACTCCGGCATCCCCAGCCATTTGACCCATCTGAAGTATCTGTTCTTCGGATACCACGGACATGACATGATGGTGCCCTGGATGTGGACCTCTTTCATCCTCATGGGTACTGCCGCCGTATTCCTGGTGATCCCCAAGCTGAGATCCAACCCCACCCTGCTGCCCATCACCTGCGGCATGGTTTTTGTTGGCGCCTGGATTGACAAGGCCCTGGGTATGATCGCCGGCGGTTTTGTTCCCTCACCCCTGCACCATGTGACGGAATACGCCCCCACAGGACAGGAGATTCTCATTTCCCTGGCCGTCTGGGCCACAGGATTTTTGGTAATCACCATCCTGTACAAACTTGCAACAACCGTTAAAGAAGAGGTTCGTGGCTAA
- a CDS encoding 4Fe-4S dicluster domain-containing protein has translation MMEKSRRSFLKVAGIAAIGLGAAPAINFAASDSHGAAHAVKEKNEEALHAHRWGMVIDLNKMNEDVAEAIKEACHKAHNVPDFNHEVDGEKFPNTRPVDHHQEIKWIWSEEFDSAFPYKEDEFLAEKFHHLPIPVTCNHCKNAPCTQACPTQATFKREDGIVIMDYHRCIGCRFCMAACPFGARSFNFRDPRPFIEETDPSFPTRTKGVVEKCNLCAERLAKGERPHCEEASEGAIVIGDLENPESEIRQLLAENYTIRRKQSYGTEPSVYYIV, from the coding sequence ATGATGGAAAAGAGCAGAAGAAGCTTTTTGAAAGTAGCGGGTATCGCTGCCATCGGGTTGGGTGCTGCTCCGGCAATAAACTTTGCCGCATCTGATTCCCACGGTGCAGCCCATGCCGTGAAAGAAAAAAATGAAGAGGCCCTGCACGCTCACCGCTGGGGCATGGTTATCGATTTGAACAAGATGAACGAAGACGTGGCTGAGGCCATTAAAGAGGCCTGTCACAAGGCCCATAATGTGCCGGACTTCAACCACGAAGTGGATGGGGAAAAATTCCCCAACACCCGCCCGGTGGACCACCACCAGGAGATCAAATGGATCTGGTCCGAGGAATTCGATTCTGCCTTCCCGTACAAGGAAGATGAATTCCTGGCGGAAAAATTCCATCATCTGCCCATTCCGGTGACCTGCAACCACTGCAAGAACGCTCCCTGCACCCAGGCATGCCCCACCCAGGCGACCTTTAAACGGGAAGACGGCATCGTCATCATGGACTACCACCGGTGCATCGGCTGCCGGTTCTGCATGGCGGCTTGTCCCTTCGGCGCCAGAAGTTTCAACTTCCGGGATCCCCGCCCCTTTATCGAGGAAACAGATCCCAGCTTCCCCACCCGGACCAAAGGTGTTGTTGAAAAGTGCAACCTCTGCGCTGAACGCCTTGCCAAGGGCGAACGCCCCCATTGCGAAGAAGCCAGTGAAGGTGCCATTGTGATCGGTGACCTGGAGAATCCGGAATCTGAAATCCGTCAGCTGCTGGCCGAGAATTACACCATCAGGCGCAAGCAGTCCTATGGCACTGAACCCAGTGTATATTACATCGTTTAA
- the dsrJ gene encoding sulfate reduction electron transfer complex DsrMKJOP subunit DsrJ: MTKNMIIAGLAVFVIAVLSPFWFNMATETQAAPKPELLGKAAQAKKCVLDKYDMRANHMSLLDEWRDSVVRDADRKYTAANGHTFNMSLSTGENSCMGCHEDKEKFCDSCHNYASVSPYCWDCHTNPKEIQ; this comes from the coding sequence ATGACTAAAAACATGATTATTGCAGGACTTGCGGTTTTTGTAATCGCCGTTCTCTCCCCCTTCTGGTTTAACATGGCCACTGAAACCCAGGCTGCGCCCAAACCGGAACTTCTCGGCAAGGCCGCCCAGGCAAAAAAATGCGTCCTGGACAAATACGACATGCGGGCCAACCACATGTCCCTTCTGGACGAATGGCGGGATTCCGTGGTCCGTGACGCTGACCGCAAATACACTGCGGCCAACGGCCACACCTTCAACATGAGCCTGTCCACTGGTGAAAACTCCTGCATGGGCTGCCATGAAGACAAGGAAAAATTCTGTGACTCCTGTCACAATTATGCATCCGTAAGTCCCTATTGCTGGGATTGCCACACAAACCCCAAGGAGATTCAATGA
- a CDS encoding (Fe-S)-binding protein, translating to MSDELTPDEALDKIDYSPRSKGEPSNWLDTTKSVQIRPGMYCYAAKADSVNTLGLPNAREWNPLDDDWKLPEDWKEILHNGIKERLERFRTFKVFMDVCVRCGACADKCHFFLGTGDPKNMPVLRAELLRSIYRNDFTTAGKIMKKIPGGQRLLGARDLSLEALKEMWYYFFQCTECRRCSVFCPYGIDTAEITIMGRELLNLIGLNIDWIATPVSNCYQTGNHLGIQPHAFKDMLEFFVEDIEDITGVDCTPQFQKKGADILFITPSGDVFADPGTYTCQGYLILFKYLKEKYGLDVTWSTYASEGGNFGFFTSHETMKRLNAKMYAEAKRLGVKWILGGECGHMWRVIHQYMDTMNGPADFLEVPVNPITGTRFENAASTKMVHITEFTADLIKHGKLELDKSRNANRIMTFHDSCNPARGMGLLDEPRYVIENCCDNFYEMPPNTIREQTFCCGSGAGLNAGENMELRMAGALPRANALKHVHEKYGVNTLGTICAIDRAALSTLCEYWVPDVEVAGVHELVGNALILPGEKERTEDLRMEPLPGVEEE from the coding sequence ATGTCTGACGAACTTACACCGGATGAAGCATTAGATAAAATAGACTATAGTCCCCGGTCGAAAGGCGAGCCGAGCAATTGGCTGGACACCACCAAGTCCGTTCAGATCAGGCCCGGCATGTACTGCTACGCGGCAAAGGCTGATAGCGTTAATACCCTCGGTCTGCCCAACGCCCGTGAATGGAACCCCCTTGACGACGACTGGAAGCTGCCCGAAGACTGGAAGGAAATCCTTCACAACGGCATCAAGGAACGGCTGGAACGGTTCAGAACCTTTAAGGTGTTCATGGACGTCTGCGTCCGCTGCGGCGCCTGCGCCGACAAATGCCATTTCTTCTTAGGCACCGGCGATCCCAAGAACATGCCTGTTCTCAGGGCCGAACTGCTCCGCTCCATCTACCGGAACGATTTCACCACCGCCGGCAAGATCATGAAAAAAATCCCCGGCGGCCAGCGCCTGCTCGGTGCCAGGGACCTGAGCCTGGAAGCCCTGAAAGAGATGTGGTATTACTTCTTTCAGTGCACCGAGTGCCGCCGCTGCTCCGTGTTCTGTCCCTACGGCATTGACACGGCTGAAATCACCATCATGGGCCGTGAGCTGCTTAACCTCATCGGGCTGAACATCGACTGGATTGCCACACCGGTTTCCAACTGTTACCAGACCGGTAACCACCTGGGCATCCAGCCCCATGCCTTCAAGGATATGCTGGAGTTCTTCGTTGAAGACATCGAAGACATCACCGGCGTGGACTGTACCCCCCAGTTTCAGAAAAAAGGGGCGGACATCCTGTTCATCACCCCCTCCGGTGACGTATTTGCCGATCCCGGCACCTATACCTGCCAGGGTTACCTGATTCTGTTCAAGTACCTCAAAGAAAAATACGGACTGGATGTGACCTGGTCCACCTACGCCTCTGAGGGCGGCAACTTCGGTTTCTTCACCTCCCATGAGACCATGAAACGGCTGAATGCCAAGATGTACGCCGAAGCCAAACGTCTGGGCGTCAAATGGATCCTGGGCGGCGAATGCGGCCATATGTGGCGTGTCATCCATCAGTACATGGACACCATGAACGGTCCTGCCGACTTCCTGGAAGTCCCCGTGAACCCCATCACCGGCACCCGGTTCGAGAATGCGGCCTCCACCAAGATGGTCCACATCACCGAATTCACCGCCGACCTGATCAAACACGGCAAGCTGGAACTGGACAAGAGCCGTAACGCCAACCGCATCATGACCTTCCACGATTCCTGCAACCCCGCCAGGGGCATGGGCCTCCTGGACGAACCCAGGTACGTGATTGAGAACTGCTGCGACAATTTCTATGAAATGCCGCCCAACACCATCCGTGAGCAGACCTTCTGCTGCGGTTCAGGTGCAGGCCTCAACGCCGGCGAAAACATGGAACTGAGAATGGCAGGTGCCCTTCCCAGAGCCAATGCGCTGAAGCATGTCCATGAAAAATACGGGGTCAACACCCTTGGCACCATCTGTGCCATCGACAGGGCTGCACTTTCCACCCTCTGCGAATACTGGGTACCCGATGTTGAGGTTGCCGGTGTTCACGAACTGGTGGGCAACGCCTTGATTCTGCCCGGTGAAAAGGAAAGAACCGAGGATCTGAGAATGGAACCCTTACCTGGCGTGGAGGAGGAATAA